A genome region from Natronobeatus ordinarius includes the following:
- the ligA gene encoding NAD-dependent DNA ligase LigA, protein MSVADEENPYLREPPTDFAPVEELDEEDAREQVAQLREAIREHDRRYYVENDPIVADRTYDALFARLQELEEAFDLVHPDSPTRRVGGEPLEAFETVEHVAPMLSIAQSGEAADVREFDERVRREVGEVRYVCEPKFDGVSMEFVYEDGRLERAVTRGDGREGDDVTRNARTIGSVPGRLHDDPPDFFAVRGEVYMPKDAFQAYNRERLERGDDPFANPRNATAGTIRQLDPSVVAERPLSVFYFDVLDASELEDTHWEELRTFPSYGLRTNDRVERVDSIEDAISYRDRLLEERDDLPYEIDGVVIKVDDREAREELGQTARHDRWAFAYKFPARAEVTTIADVAVQVGRTGRVTPVALLEPVDVGGVTVSRASLHNPAEIAEKNVNVGDTVRVQRAGDVIPYVEDVLEKGSEGHYELPETCPVCDSPLEREGPIAYCIGGLACDAQLRRSIEYYASDDGLDLEGLGERTVRQLVDADLVGSVADLYELEREELLELEGWGETSADNLLAELEASREPPLSGFLSALGIPHVGPTTARNLARELGSFEALSATALEEPERLEEVDDVGETVAQAIGDFFASEANAAAVDDLLEHVSPRADGAAAEGEGGDELEGLTVVFTGSLSELTRSEAQELVEAHGANATSSVSGNTDYLVIGENPGARKREDAEANDVPVLDETAGEFRAFLEEHGLDLE, encoded by the coding sequence ATGTCCGTCGCCGACGAGGAGAACCCCTACCTCAGGGAGCCACCGACCGACTTCGCGCCGGTCGAGGAACTCGACGAGGAGGACGCCCGCGAACAGGTCGCGCAGTTGCGCGAGGCGATCCGTGAGCACGACCGCCGGTACTACGTGGAGAACGACCCGATCGTCGCCGACCGGACCTACGATGCGTTGTTTGCCCGCCTGCAGGAACTCGAGGAGGCGTTCGACCTCGTCCACCCCGACAGCCCGACCCGGCGAGTCGGCGGTGAGCCACTCGAGGCGTTCGAGACGGTCGAGCACGTCGCGCCGATGCTCTCGATCGCCCAGAGCGGCGAGGCGGCCGACGTCCGGGAGTTCGACGAACGGGTCCGTCGCGAGGTCGGCGAGGTCCGGTACGTCTGTGAGCCCAAGTTCGACGGCGTCTCCATGGAGTTCGTCTACGAGGACGGCCGGCTCGAGCGGGCGGTCACCCGTGGCGACGGCCGGGAGGGCGACGACGTGACGCGGAACGCCCGAACGATCGGCTCCGTGCCGGGGCGGTTACACGACGACCCACCGGACTTTTTCGCCGTCCGCGGGGAGGTCTACATGCCGAAAGACGCCTTCCAGGCGTACAACCGCGAGCGACTCGAGCGCGGCGACGACCCCTTCGCCAACCCCCGGAACGCCACGGCGGGGACGATTCGCCAGCTCGATCCGTCGGTCGTCGCCGAACGACCCCTCTCTGTTTTTTACTTCGACGTGCTCGACGCGAGCGAGCTCGAAGACACCCACTGGGAGGAACTGCGGACCTTCCCCAGCTACGGCTTACGGACGAACGACCGGGTCGAACGCGTGGATTCGATCGAGGACGCGATCAGCTATCGAGACCGGTTGCTGGAGGAGCGAGACGACTTGCCCTACGAGATCGACGGCGTGGTGATCAAAGTCGACGACCGCGAGGCTCGCGAGGAACTCGGCCAGACGGCCCGGCACGACCGCTGGGCGTTCGCCTACAAGTTCCCCGCTCGAGCGGAGGTGACGACGATCGCCGACGTCGCCGTCCAGGTGGGCCGGACGGGCCGGGTGACGCCCGTCGCACTGCTCGAGCCGGTCGACGTCGGCGGCGTGACGGTCTCGCGGGCGAGCCTGCACAATCCGGCGGAGATCGCCGAGAAGAACGTGAACGTCGGCGACACGGTCCGGGTCCAGCGCGCTGGCGACGTCATTCCCTACGTCGAGGACGTGCTCGAGAAGGGCAGCGAGGGTCACTACGAGCTCCCCGAGACGTGCCCCGTCTGTGACAGTCCGCTCGAGCGCGAGGGACCCATCGCCTACTGCATCGGCGGGCTGGCCTGCGACGCCCAGCTCCGCCGCTCGATCGAGTACTACGCGAGCGACGACGGCCTCGACCTCGAGGGGCTCGGCGAGCGAACCGTCCGCCAGCTGGTCGACGCCGACCTGGTCGGGAGTGTCGCCGACCTCTACGAGCTCGAGCGCGAGGAGCTGCTCGAACTCGAGGGCTGGGGCGAGACGAGTGCCGACAACCTGCTCGCTGAACTCGAGGCCAGTCGTGAACCTCCGCTGTCGGGCTTCCTTTCAGCACTCGGCATCCCCCACGTCGGCCCGACGACGGCTCGCAACCTCGCTCGCGAGCTCGGTTCGTTCGAGGCGCTCAGCGCGACGGCTCTCGAGGAGCCAGAACGGCTCGAAGAAGTCGACGACGTGGGCGAGACGGTCGCTCAGGCGATCGGCGACTTCTTCGCGAGCGAGGCCAACGCCGCGGCCGTCGACGACCTCCTCGAGCACGTCTCACCGCGGGCAGACGGCGCCGCGGCCGAGGGCGAGGGCGGCGACGAACTCGAGGGGCTGACGGTCGTCTTCACCGGGTCGCTCTCCGAGCTGACCCGCAGCGAGGCCCAGGAACTCGTCGAGGCCCACGGCGCGAACGCCACGAGCAGCGTTTCGGGCAACACGGACTACCTCGTGATCGGCGAGAACCCGGGTGCCAGAAAGCGCGAGGACGCCGAGGCGAACGACGTGCCGGTCCTCGACGAGACGGCCGGCGAGTTCCGGGCGTTCCTCGAGGAGCACGGTCTCGACCTCGAGTGA
- a CDS encoding YqjF family protein: protein MTDAQDTALEEPRRETRWAAGPTTPHLFSMTWRDGLYLHWPVSPDRLRPHVPAPLELETRNGEAWVSVLPFVLARAGLRGSPGLSRLSFPELNVRTYVRHEGTPGLFFFSIDVGNAFIARGVRRATRLPVHHAKMNVSGDDDRVAFSSIRVDDGARFSATYEPDGKIFYADPGTLEHWLTARRRFYAPRDGDVLTGEIAHAPWPLQSATATIHENTMLESNGLPGGEEEPLALFSGELSMTGSIVRRLRQER from the coding sequence ATGACCGACGCGCAGGATACAGCCCTCGAGGAGCCACGCCGTGAGACGCGGTGGGCTGCGGGGCCGACGACGCCGCACCTCTTCTCGATGACCTGGCGCGACGGTCTCTACCTCCACTGGCCCGTTTCCCCCGACCGGCTCCGACCGCACGTCCCGGCGCCGCTCGAGCTCGAGACGCGCAACGGCGAGGCGTGGGTGAGCGTCCTGCCGTTCGTCCTCGCCAGGGCTGGACTCCGCGGCTCGCCAGGACTCTCGCGGCTCTCGTTCCCGGAGCTCAACGTCAGGACCTACGTCCGCCACGAGGGGACGCCCGGACTCTTTTTCTTCAGCATCGACGTCGGCAACGCCTTCATCGCGCGGGGCGTCAGGCGAGCGACTCGGCTGCCGGTCCACCACGCCAAGATGAACGTCTCCGGCGACGACGACCGGGTCGCGTTCTCGAGCATCCGGGTTGACGATGGGGCCCGCTTCTCCGCGACGTACGAACCCGACGGCAAGATCTTCTACGCCGACCCCGGCACGCTCGAGCACTGGCTCACGGCGCGGCGACGCTTCTACGCCCCTCGCGACGGTGACGTGCTGACCGGCGAGATCGCCCACGCGCCGTGGCCGCTCCAGTCCGCGACGGCGACGATCCACGAGAACACGATGCTCGAGTCGAACGGCCTTCCGGGCGGGGAGGAGGAGCCACTCGCGCTCTTCAGCGGCGAACTCTCGATGACCGGCTCGATCGTTCGTCGGCTGCGCCAGGAACGGTAA